In the genome of Synchiropus splendidus isolate RoL2022-P1 chromosome 13, RoL_Sspl_1.0, whole genome shotgun sequence, the window ACACCGATTATTGACACAATTCTCCTGTCTTTATTTGCAGTTTTCAAAGAGCTGTAAGAAATATTTGATTTCCATATTCTTTTGTTTGTAATTGCAACAAACTGTACCTGTATTGTTATCAAATATAATTGTATAAAAAAACGTGTGTGGTCTGTGAGTACTATATTAATAAAGATGATAAGGAATTGTAAATGGGTCATTAACAGTGAGTCTCAGAACTGGAACATGGTCATTTGACCTGGTTGTGAAAAGCTGTTTGCCTGTCCTGTTAGAACACAACGGAACTGTGGTTTATCACAGCCTGGCCTGATAATAGAAGCAGAACCTGTGAAGGCATGACAGCGTGCAGAGATGCAAAGATGAAGATCTGCTGGAGCTGAGCCTGTAATCGCTTGACTGAGCCACCTGGTTCCACTCCCATCTGCCTTACTGGTTGTCTCTTGGAAATATTTGCACTTGCAGTCCAAATGCAGTAGTGGCCAAGTCACCTTGATTTCCTTCCTCACCGTGCTTGCATGTCCGATTACTGCTCCCTGGGTGATGCATTGTGTATTGCTGTGGTATTACACACTCTTTGGACTCTTGTTATTGTTACTATTTCTGGATTATTTTGTAATAAATGATTGAACCGATTGCTTCCATCACCTTGCATATTGCATCTCAACATTTCCACTAGGCTTTCACTCTGTTTGGTACCCtctcaaaatgaacaaatatcatgaccaggctgtcatgattccgcttttatttttttcccttgagtcctgttttgccttctccctcctttcttcctgttcctgtggcacacggctggagccaatcaacccctgatcacttgtgtataaaaactCCAGCAACGTGGGCCAGATCGACTACTATGGCTcatgtggtaaattggctctcctccttcGTTCTTGATTTCTGTGAGTGGTTTGCTTATTTTGATTACTCTGAAACGCTGGAGCCTGAGTTAGTGGTTTGTTTCTTCCACTGTTTCCGTGggtttcctgtttgtttgtgatTGACTAtctttgttcattgtgcttttatctctctgtttccagatttaagtttctCCCGGGTCGGTGAagctttccgttggactctcATCCATGTTTAAGGACTTCTGCTGGTGGTTTGGTGAccctttgattttggacattctgacttcgctttgattctcccggtttaGTGACGCTTCTGTTGGACTTTTATTCTCGCTATGGCAGTTTAGTGACACTTTCTGTGGTGGTTCTATTGTTGTTAAAGATTAAACTATTGTATTTagctcgctcctgcctccttcatcactgcacttgggtcccactccacgtcttgactcataACACTGGCACTTGATATGGTTTCAATGTTTCTTATAGAAGTTCCGAAGAAGGGAAGTGCCTGCCAAGGAAGCAGGAAAGCCAAGACCACTCCTCAGGAACATTGACGTCCCTGTGATCCAAATACTGTAAGCCGAGGCATTGAGCGTCTGGGATCTTGTAGACCAGTAGGCAGGGTGGTCAGTGACTGGAAGGAACTTGAGGTGAACAGCCGTGAAATTGATGATCCTCTCAATTGCAAATGCGTCAAATTTCTAGCACTCCATCTAATGTCCTGATCAGTTCCTGCCTGCTTTTATTCTGCAAAACCATTTCCCATTTTGACATTCTTTCACTTTTCCATCATCTCTGCTATTCTACCTCCGCCACGGTGTCTCCAGCATTCTCTTCTCTCTAGTGTTGGCTGAGCGCATTACTCAGTGATGAACAACCTGACACCATCAGGAAAAGCGAATCCTGTAGGAGAAATAATgccattcattttcactctgcttctttcgGATTTTGTCATGGCACTATAGTgattttgtgtgtatgtgtccggATGAACAAAACTATTACTACTGCTAATGGCGGTAAAACAGGCCAGACAGGCAGGAGAACAGGTTAAGCAATGGGTAAACAGTTTGACTGACACACAGATTACCCAGTGCTGCCATTTAGACCTCTTCTTTATATCTGCTCTAAAGCATGTTGGACAGGAGGGTTGTGCGGGTTCTCTTGTGAGTCGACATCTTCAATAGCCGTTGTCACATGAAATCAATTGAGTACTGAGTTTGAAGAAATGAATGTTGACATTTGGAGACTGGCTGGTGTTTTTAGATTCATAACATTAGGTAGAGTGGCTGCCAGGCCCGTGATTTCAGGAGGGAtctttgaataaataaagaatatatTTGATTCCTTTAATACGTTGCAAATAATACAGATACACATCTTAAGCATACAATGACTTACAAGTCACTCATTCTTGGTCACCTCTGAAAAACCTCACTCTGGCACTCACTAGTAATGACTCCACAGAAATTAttttacatgttaaaaaaatCATGGCAAATAGTCAAGAGAAGACAAGTGCTAGGGGACAAGACTGATTTCTTCTGGAAGGACAGAGCCACCACCAGACAATGCAACAAAGCTTACTGAACAAGGAGAATGTTTCACTGAACATCCTGCTTCAACTAGTTGAGCATTAGAATCAGTTCAAATGGTTgaggtttttatttctttataaacCCACGTTTTTGGGGGTTCACTTGTGAgactacttttatttttttatctggaGACATCTGTAAGGGATTGGTGGAAATCATGGATGTTCACATGCACTTGGTTCCGATGATCATCATCAGCTGTTGAATGCAGCATAAGCTTAGTCAAATATCCATAACAGGTGGAGCAGAACATTGCACCAGATGATTGATTAGTGAAAGCAAAGAATGACTCCCTGACATGATGAGTGCAGAAATATGGCTCAGGTTCTGCCTGCAGTATTTGAATTTACATATGGAAATTACagttgaaagttatcaacaagtCCAGGAGAAGAAAACGGGAACCTGACAACAATTAGTCATTTGCATTTGTATGCCATTTATAAGCCAAAGAGAATGTTCAACACGGGGCTGCTGAGAGACACAACGAAGATATCAGACATCATCCCTGGTTGTCGCTCAATAACCAAGAAAAATGTTAGCTTGTTGCTTTGTTGTCTCTACtttcaagtgaaaataaaataaaacaaatggtaGGAGACGTTTAGGTTACAATGGTATGTAGGAGGtcgtgtttttgaaaaaaatgcttgCTTTTACTCAAAGTGCTGACAAACGGAGTATATTCTAAAAtggaaaacagcaaaacagcaAAAATGAGCCTACAACAATGTAGTACATGCTAGCTGTCGTGGACGCTGTCATGCTCTGCCAACAAACTAAGAAGACAGTATAAGAGCAACACAAACTGAACATGGACAGAGATGTTTGTGTGGACCGCAGACAAGGTTGAGCTTTATTACAAGTCAACACGGAACTAAAAATTGAAAGAGACATGAGAGCGTAACTGGTCACTCATATCTTTGAGTTTTAATTTAAGGCAAATAATAAACTTGTATGTCGCAACTGTTTGCTGCTTATTCTAATCAAATTAACATCAAGCTGAATAGTTGTTACCAAATCAGAAGTTAAACGGTAACAGTTCCATCTGTGCAGATGACAGGTCTGCTTGACACAGAACTTGCACTTGCAGACATGACTGACTACATCTCCATGTGAACAGGCCCATAGATGCGCTGAAGAAATTTCAAATAGACTGACAGCGACAAAATGACTGACAGTAATATCCAACTCAACATaggacctcacacagacacagctcAACATAAATGTGACAATCATGTAGAAATGTTAAGTAATAGTCATACAAATGTCAATTCTAACTTGTCATGCAATATATGCAGGAAATGTGAAatatgcattcattcatttcaaatgaaaaaatacaaatggatcaaaagaaaacaacacttttgtCTTTACATGTTGTTGTTAAGGCAGTCCATCttctttcaaatgtttcagcCTCTTGCTTGAGGTTCTTAGTCAACAGATCGCCTTGCTCTGCCGCCCATCCTTTTTCGTTCAGGCTTTTTTCTAAGGCCGAAATGATTGTGACCTGACGTCACCAATAgagaaacattttcagaattCCATTTGCAAGTATAAGGCTAATTGCATTGTGTAGACCTGGGGcctcaaactggtcctcaaagggccgcagtgggtgcaggtttttgtcccCGCCAATCACCTTTTCACcactcaggtgtctgaagacttgACTGTGAGTcggctgctgtttgtttcagctgacagctGATTGGCTAAAccttgtgtgcttgtttggttggaacaaaaacctgcacccactgcggcccttatGTGGATTAGTTTGAGAGCCCTGTagtcctctgtctctctcaaaTGGCAGCCAACCCACGGCTGTGTTTCCACTCCCCTCACCTGCCATCCCCTATTCAGGCCTGGCCTCATTCCAACAATCCCTGCCACATGATCTAGCTGGCGTCCCACCTTGTGTCCCAGTGTTTATTTTCCTGCTTGCCTGTCTGTTGAATCTGATCATGAACTCTTGACCCCGTCTTCTGGCTGCCCAGTCTGCACAGCATTCAGGATCCTCTGAAAACGGAACTGAGACATTCCAGCTCATAACGGCTGTCATGTCCGCACAGAAAGAGTGACTCATTTCAACAGCTTAAGGCGACAACGTGATATCACACTGCACACAAGAATTTTTTTCCatgaagcacaaacaaaaacgtttttcatttTAGCAAATGTATGGAATGCCCTCATTTTGGTTTCAGTGAAgcaaacattttgtttctttgaAATCACACATTGCTAGTGCAATGAGTTTGCACACAGTTTATTGTGCAGCAGTTCACCTGCGTATGTTGGGAAGAAAGTGAAATGATCTAAATAAAGTGTGACTCCAGGAAAACAGGGCTAACATGGCGGTTCAGTAGGCAATCACTTGTTTTGCATCCCATGtcactgggttttttttttgtttataatcAGGCCCTTTCTGCAGATGAAATGTTTGCTTTAGGCAAACAACCAATTAACTAAGTCCACCATGCTCTCCCTGGGATCCATCTGCTGTGGTCAGATTCTGATGAGCTGCATCTTTAAGCTGCTCAGACGATATTCAAAATACCCCTCCTGGTTCTCTCTGGAATATAGTCATAAGATTATATCACCAGCATGATCAGGTAATCTGGATCACGTGTCCTCTTTCGGATTATGTAAAACACTTGTCATCTGAATTTAAATGAGCAGACAAATATGTACCATGGATTCCCTCTTGGACCCTCATGTCGTAGAGGACAAGGATTCATTTAAAGTAAGTTAGGtattgtcagaatcagaatcaaatgtattgccatggtcagtggggatcccaccaactgggaaagtgctttggaataaagtgctgtcaataaaataaaataaaataaacaaaggctgatcaggaattcaacagtctcAATGGTTATTAGACAAGAGGTGCTAATATTTTCACATTCAGAAAGGAAAAATGGAATTCAGAATCACGTTGGGAAAGACCAGACCATCGGTATAGTAGTGGAATGAGCTCCTGGGCCAATATAAAACCGGTGTCAGAGTCAACAGCATTTCCTGTGAGTCAGCGTTTGCTCTCTGCAATGACTGGCTGAAAGACTATGAGTAAGGCTGACTGACACACATGGCCTCCTCCACTCTTTTCCTCTGTAGCAGACCCATGGTGGGGGTCATTGATTATACAGATGATACGTGACCTAGTGAAGATCTCTGGGAGAAAAGTCTGGTCCCTATGAAATGACTTGATGCAATCGACCAAGTGTTCATACAGATATGGTGCCTCTTTTCCTTATTAAAGGAGTTTAACAACAATTCATCACAGATTCGGTTTAGTTTATTGCTCTAGATCATCCTCGACATACCAGCCTGTAAGCAACTGTCTGCCGCTGCTGTCAGACGGGGAGCCGCACCATGTCTGAACAACCCAACATTTTCATTCACAGGCCATCACTCCAATCCGACACGGTCCTTCATGGAAGCGTTGGAAATTTCCGCTTATATGGGCAGTGTGTGTCTGCGGAGGCGTGGAAGCAGCACAGTGAGTGTAGCCTCACGACCGCACTGAGTCACGGACATGGCTTGTTCACAGGTACACCACAACGCTTCCGTTGGTTACGTATGAGTGAAATGTGTGCATTCATCCGAAATATCATGCTGTTGAAGACCAATGCTTTCACCattgaaaaatgttgaatatgCTAGTCATTTACTTAATAAAtagtttatttcaatttcctctcaaGACAATTACACGCTTCATTTTGCACAAGCACCATACAAAACTTATGTCGGAGTCATAATTCAggaattgtgttgtgtttgtgattgTAGTCAAGGGATACTGCAGTACTTGAGAGGAACATCCAATCCCACGAGTGGACCGACCACGCTGAGCCAGGTCACGACGTAGTTCATAGATCTACAAACAGATGCACAGAAAAATAATTGATTTCACCACTTAAtaagagaataaaaataataatagagaCTGAGACTAAGTTGTCATGACAGCACTTCGATAACCAGGCTTGATGCATTACTGACATTATCAATACAAGGAGAAACCAACATTTAGAGGATCAACTTCAAATGGCTCTTGCGCTACAAAGCTACTGTTGCTGAGCACAAAATGGTCTATGCTCCCTCGGTTTAATCAGAAAATGATGACCGTCTCATGGCAAGAGTGCAGTTTTGAGGGTATAAGGAAGTTAGAAACTCTAATTTGATTGGAGCATACATGTCACAGGATCGCATACCAGCTCTCTGGATCACTTCGTGGTGGCgcaggtttttgatccaacccAACTAAGCCACAGACtctccagtcaggtgtctgtCCAGtttggtgttgcttgtttcatttGACATCCGACTGGTTATGTGGTATGTGCTTGataggttggaacaaaaacctgcagcaccACAGCACTTGGATGACCGGTTTTCCTACCCTTGTCCTAGAGCTTGGTGGCCGAAACATTACAGGTGAAAATCTTTGTGGATTACTGAGAGGGTGGTGTTAAgaacaaaataacacaaaatgaTCATTGAAAATTGTTCACCCATGGGTGATAGGACATTTTATTGAAGCCGAGTGCCAGTAGTGTGAGCCGCTGTAACCACTTCAGACCGCCCTCTTCTGGGATCTCCTCACAGATCCGCATGAGTCAACACCAACAGTGTCCAAAACAAGGCCAGTTGGCAGCATAGCTTTACCTTTTCTGGTTGTGCGCTTCCATTACAATGGGTTTCATGAATTCCTCTGTCCTACATGGATGCAGCATGAAGAAAGGTTGGCCCAGCACTGGGTGCTCCTGACACACAAAGACGCAGTGTGAAAAGCGGCACAGAGAGAAAGAACTCAGGAATAAATGCACTTACCTGTTGGGTAATAGTGTTCAAAGGACTGAGTTGGAGTCTTGTTCGGAAGCTGGGATGGACAGAGTTACACACCTCCTCCAAAGACAGACTCCTCCCCTCTTAACATGCAACAAGATGAATGACCAAGAAATATGAGTCAGGTTTGTTTAACAAGTAGAGATTGACTACCGAGCTCCAATTTCAGAATGATACAAATCTTATAGCTTTACACTTGACCAGTTATATTGCAAATGATTTTGAAACCAGAGTTATTTTAAATTATAGATTATTATATTATAGGTTTTCATGAATTTTGGTCACTCAGGCGGCCGTCTTCACAAGTTATTCACTCTCATCAGGCTTGCTTGTTGAAGTTTTCCATTgttaaagaaacacaaaaaggaCCAAACACAATGAATAGACAATCCATTGAATTGATAACTCAGGTGAGATGAGACCCTTCTGAACAGCTCAACCCGATTGGCGGTCCATGCCAACGACCCACCTACACTACGGACACACTCGATAAACATCCCAGCCAGACCAGTCTAATTACcagttacttttttttctccgaGCTTCAGCACAGAACGGAATTAATGAAAAGCATCTTAATTTGTCAGTTCCACTAGTAATTTGCCTGGATCAAGAGacaaaagtgagaattctgactacAATGGCAGTTCTAAGAGACTTTTTTTCAGTGGTCCTAATCATAACATTGCACAAAAAATGTTTGTGgcaaatgaattaaaaagtagagctattgattaaaaaaacatactgAATATTTTCCCAAAACTACAGACAAGCATCCTATGCCATTAAGCGTGTGTGTGACCTGACCTGTATCCTTACCTAGGGTAGAAGTTCTGAAGTAAAGTACAGGTGTCCCATAGCTGCAGGAGTAGAGAACATGATACTCGTATTGAAGAACCTGACTGCAGCCAGGGGCTCTACATGCAGAACCATCTTCATCGTCCTCATCATCAATTCCAGTGATGCCTGGGACGCAAGCAGCATCCAAAGACACCTAGCAGAACACAGTCAGTCAAACATGTCCCATGTCAGAGAGTCTCAATCTGTGGGTCGCAACCAGGAAATAGGATGCAAGTTAAATTTCTCTGGTTGTCAGGCCTTTGCTTTTGCAAAAAAAAGGCATCACAGGTCAAAACTATGCTACTATTTATGCCTTACATCTTCTTGATCTGGTATTGTAACTCAGAGGTGATGGTGAGTCTCGAAACCAGACCAATTATAAACACTTGCGAGGACCAATCAATTGAATCAGGACAAAAGCCAAGACATAATGATGCAAATGTATGATGCACTCCAACAGTTAGGAAGTAGCGTTATCCAATAAAAAGTGCTTCCTTATTTGCAAACACAGAGGTACTTTGCCAAACAACTGTTGACATTATTAAAACCAGAATACACAACTTTTTGTTCAGTTATACATTCCTATTATACTGAAAAACCTAATGTATCACTCATTGAAAATTGActttggttattattattatttttttaagaaaccACCTCAAATATCACTTGTGGTGCAAGGTTGGCCTCGTCTGCAGAGATgtgtgttcattaaaaaaaacacacaaaaaaaacaacaaagacacctcaaacagacaaaaataaatgtaatacattTCTCTTTTGGTCATGAATAAGAACAATTACAATGTTTAATTCAAATGGAAGGTCAGAGACATATGTGACCCACTTGGTCATGTAGTTCCGGATCAGAACCAGATTTTCTGAGGTCAGAGCAGGAACATAAGACGGATGGCTTCAGTGTAGTTTTCCGTAAATAGCCCTCCTCGGTCCCCTGTGAGCAAACAAATGAGCAACACTCGCTCAACTGGGTTACAGACAGAACCAAGTCCCATTTTTTTCAGCACGCATGAATCATATCAGTTTCATCAGCGTTTGACCCTGAAAACAAGGGTCATTGTATGTCTGTTTCGTCTTTTATTTACACAACTAGTCGAATTATTTGATAAAATAATGTCTTTTtacagttaaaataataatgataaaataaacaatacagtCTCACACAGACCCCAGTGTCTGGTGCATAGTGAGTATTTGGAAATGTGTGTTCTATACAGCACTCCAGTAATTTCACTTTCCTCAGTTGCCTCGGTCACTGTGTATTGATGTGTATCATGCACCTACCTGGACTGGCTCCCAGCTCCAGCCATCCCTAAGCTGCTCTGACTTCTGCAGCAGGAGCCGACAGCAGCGAGTGAAGGTCTTCTCATCCAACAGCCAACAGCCCATGTTCAGTCATCAAGCTGCAAAAAGGAAtgactgaatatttatttcgCGACGACTTGATGGGCTTTTGGAGTATAACAAGCACCTCTTTCGTGAAAATAACATTAGTAATTTAATAAGACAGTTTATAACGAAAACTTTAAACTAACACGAAGACCAATTTACCGACAGCAATACGTTCACCATTTCACAAAGTATATTACTGATCTTATCGGACCAAAAAGTATAACGATTTGCGTTTGCTTAGTTCTCACCTGTAGAGATGGAAATCACTCCAGCTCGTTCCCACATGTGGGCAGCAGAGGACGCGGAATCTAACAAACTGAGACGATTCACACTTCGGATTTGAAGTGAAAGACCACAGCACCCACAGTGTTTGTTACTGACAGGTCGCAAATACGTACATCATTAGAGTCGTGTTGAAAAAAGAACTCGACAAACGCCCAACTGAATGTCTCCTGTGCATCAGCAACGAGTCTATGTAGAAACAGATGGTGTCAGTGGTGTTGTGGTTCCGGGTTAGACGTTCACGTGACCGTAAAACAACGCCCATCTAATGTCTGTTGTCTCGGAACCAATTATTTTCGTAATAATGCGTATTTTTTGTTGACATATTTGTCTTCGATGTTCGTGTTAGTTCTTCAAAGCGAATAATTTTCGTGGTGTATTTAGAACGCTACCATgtgtgctgcaaaaaaaaaaaaaaaaaaaaaaatctgtttgacACTAACCCCACTTCCGGTCCCTCGCAGAGCGACTGACAAACGTCTCCTCTGCCCAGCTGTCATTTATGCGATATTCAAAATCTCAGTTATTCGTTGTATATGTTATATGTTGATTAAAAAGCAACGTGGCCTTAGTTTTGAATTAGCTCACTGTACAATGCATGGTTTATTGTGCAACATTCCTTTATGCTGTGCTCTGACCAGCCTGCAACAGCATCATGTGCTCAGTTTTATCGGAACTACTGCGTGAAAAGTGACGTTTTCTCTCAGGGAAGAATAAGGGCaatatatttatctatttatggACACAGGTTCCGTTCAAAGGTTACACAGGTCTCCACCCAGGGAGGTGCAGGTGGTCCAGAAAGCTTATCAGTTCTTACGTCTGTCATATCGCTTGCCATGAGCGTCGTGTTCCGGAgcagaaaataaacagtttCAATTGGTTTATTCCTTCTCCCACAAGGCTGTTGTGCTGCTTCTGTTCACTGTGTTTTTGCcctgacaaaaataataaaataaaaatatattttatagttGTTAAAAATGGACAGCTCTCTTCCTGTCTCAATCGGAACCTCTAgattaaaagacagaaaaaaattcGAGGTTAATAGAATAAAGGTGAGGAATCTATCCATTCTTGTTCCAAACAATTGATTATTTTGAGTGAGATTTCAaatttaaaccaaaataaacTACTCACTACTCTTAGCATTGTGTGAGCCCTCATCTTATGAAATCAAgctgcatttaaaataaaagtgacaaaatGAAGACTGGTCATTTGTTGAAATAATGCAGCGACTTAAAAGTCGTATATATTTGTTTCTTTAATCAAGCAAAACTGTTTCCACATCAAAAATACAGTCAACAGCAGAGTGCAGATACTGTCAGTCTCCAGAGATCAGGAGTCAGTGACGAATGAATGTCTTCCTTCATCTGAGTCAGGTAAAAACACAAACCTTCAGACAGAGCACATGATTTCAAAGTCAATATTTACATGTTCTTACATTATTTACACGTTTGAGAATCCACAGAAAGTACCACAGAAGAATACTGTCAATCAAAAACAAACGGCGGGTGTGATAGAACACGATTATTGTTCAATGCTGCGGAGAGGGAGTCGGTGTGGCCACACTGAGAACTGACAAGACAGTGAACAGGACAACAACATGCGCAGACAGCAGGACAATAGGGGGAGGTATGGCAGTCAACTGGGTCTACATCACTGGGAAgtaatttaaaacaaatgtaactGATGGATCAATTCACTCACactgaaaaaactaaaataaaatcctcCCGGACTGCTCTGGTTCTTGTAATCAGGTTTATTCATGCAGAAGAAGGTTGCCACAGTAACTGGAAGAAACagggctggaggaggaaggatgGAGAGCAGGACCAGGGACAGAACTGAGCACACCATGATCAATCCATCTCAAGATGAACTGGGCAGCTGGGGAACAGCTTTGGTCAGACTCACTTCCACATCAGGACTTCAGTGTGCAATATGCACACATGAGTCTGTGGACTCAAACCTTGAGGGCTCATTTGTTAGTAACGC includes:
- the atg10 gene encoding ubiquitin-like-conjugating enzyme ATG10 — translated: MGCWLLDEKTFTRCCRLLLQKSEQLRDGWSWEPVQGTEEGYLRKTTLKPSVLCSCSDLRKSGSDPELHDQVSLDAACVPGITGIDDEDDEDGSACRAPGCSQVLQYEYHVLYSCSYGTPVLYFRTSTLEGRSLSLEEVCNSVHPSFRTRLQLSPLNTITQQEHPVLGQPFFMLHPCRTEEFMKPIVMEAHNQKRSMNYVVTWLSVVGPLVGLDVPLKYCSIP